The sequence TTCCGTCTCTGCTAACCCCACACGCGTCTCGTTCTacacgcgcggagacggcccCGCGTCTAGCTGTGTTGCACTTGGCTCACGCAGGAAAGTCCGAAGACATTTTCTTCACTGTCTCGTCTACTGTACGAGAAGATGGCTGGCACTGTCGCTTTTCTCTGCACTTTAGGGCGTGAGGCATCCCTGAAGGAGCAGGACATACGTGTATTCGGTCGATACTCAGCGGAGACGTCAGTGAAACGAGATACGCCAGCCGTGTAGAAATGCGAATGCAGTTCTCTGTACACGAGGCCCGCCTCAAGAACGAAGCTATCACGCTTCTCAGAAGCCGCGCTTTCCCCAGTGTTCAGATCGCGAGAACTGTTGTATTAGTTACTTCCCCGCAGACAGCGGAACACGTAACCGCTCATACCCCTATTAGCGGACAGCTGCGCACCTAGGCGTAGACGTTTGGAACACTACAGCGGATAGACCGCAGTCGCTCAGAAGCAACACTACCCAGGCGACACAGGGTAGTGTGTCATTCTGGCCTTCCATAAGTTGGTGCTGGTCTTTGCAGTGCTTTGTCCCTGGAGCCGCCGAGACGTGGACGCGACTTCACGAATGTAGACACACGTCTCAGATTTTCTGTCATTTTCCTACGCACAACCGCCCAGCGGAAGGTCGGCGGCAGGGGCCTGTGGCGCAAAGGGTGATCACCAGACACAAAGACAacgacgcggacggcgacaAGCCAAGTGAACACGGGTGAACACGTCTGCGCATGAAATCTGCTGTTCCGCTGTGTATCGTCTCTCGCTCGAACAAGCCTCGCCACCAGCCGCAGAGACTGTCAAAGACATGCACCGTGGCCCTGAAAAATTTTTGTTCTTGACTGACTGAACTAGAGATATCGGTTTTCGATCCACGGATGATCTGCTCCACACTGTACTACGTGCTCGCCCGCCGTCAATGCCATGGATAAAACGCGCGACTACAAGTTCAGTTGACTTCAGTGCAGAAGAGATTCGTTGCTATATTGTAGGACCAGGCAGCAATACGTTCGTCTTTCACCGGGTAGAAATGAAGTCtacgaagaaaaacgaggccGTGAGCGTGAATGCAGGGCCTGGCTGTATGCGGAGAGAGTGAAAAAGCTGAGACCAGATGAGCGGAGAATATGAATATACAAGGAGACTGCCGGCCTTCGCAGTCAAGCAACCAGGAGATACGACGACAAAGCCAAAGCGCGGAAAGAAGGGTGAGATACAAAGAAGCCGAGGCGACCCGAGAAATCAGATTCGTGGACGGTCAGGGGGACGTTTACAAGACAAAGACGtgaaagagagagaggatgaGGAGAAACAAACTTCTTGGCCAGAAGCGCCAGACGCTAGGTGTCGTCTGCGCCCCTAGTCGAGTGAAGTCGCGGTGACCGCGCGCAAGATTTTGATATCGTATATAGGGCGATCGGTGGCGGTGGTCTGCACGGTGGAGATCTTTTTTACGCTCTCCATGCCACTCTTGACTCGACCGAAAATCGCGTGCTTTCCGTCAAGgaagggcgcgggcgccaagCAAATGAAAAACTGGGAGCCGTTCGTGTTCGGTCCGCAGTTCGCCATGGACACCACGCCTGCGCCCGTGTGACGGAGATCTGGAAAACAAAACACACTCGCAAAAGAGGCACGCAGCAGCTAAGGCAGCCAGCGACCCAAGGCGGAAGAACGCACGAAAGgaagcgccgacgacgcaaAGCAAACGggaagagaaaacagaacAGCGAGAAACGAAGTCCCACAAACCACGTAGAGCACACGAATGAACACGCAGAGCGAAGGTCCCCGAAAAGAAACGAGGAAACCCTGAGGGGtcgccgcacacacgcactGGACGAGCTACCGAAAGACGAGAGACAACGATGCAACTGTCGGCATACAAGGCCGAACTGACCACACGCATGCACCCTTCACGCTCTCGAAAATACAGACTGCTACGCCAGAGagcaggagggagagagaaaaactccattcgaagaggaaggaatGAACTAGGGGGAATAGAGGTATGCAGAGCagccggcgtcggcgctggcCTGAAAACCGCTGGCGAGGCAGGAAGCGAGCAGAGTGCCGCAAGCCAGAACTTTTCTGCATGGCTGCGTTCAGGCAACCTTCATTTGGGTTCTCTAGACCTGCCGTCCTCTGGTGTTCAAGCTTGATCTGCGTTCCTTGAAACTTCTTGCCGCTCTGTCTCTTTTCCAGCCtttcgcggctctccgcccTCCGTCACTGCCCTAGGCGCCATGCGAAAGCGCGCAGCCAAGAGctacgcagcgccgcgccgccagaagGCGTGGCAGGCCAAAGACGAGGTTCAAAGGAGAAGGGACCTTTAGATTTCGTGTTGGGCCGCTCACCTGGATGGATTTCATCCTCGAATTTCCCGCCAAAGATCGACTCTCCGCCCCGACCTGTCCCTGTGGGGTCTCCACCCTGGATGCAGAAGTCTTTGGCGACGCGGTGGAAGATCGTGTTATCATAGTAGCCCGACTTGGCGAGCTCGAAGAAGTTTCTGCAGGTCTTGGGCGCGTGCTCCCAGTAGAGTTCGACTTCGATATCGCCCATAGACGTGACCAGGGTGActgtctcgtcgccgcggtagaaggacgcctgcggcgacgcagagactgcgggaagcggcagcgacgccggcgagctcGCCGCCTTGGAACTCGCTCCCGAAGATGCAAGCGAAAACATGGTGGAAGACAGAGAGTGACAACACCGAGGGACACGCGCCGACacacagagaaaaaaagacttTCGAGGTGGCCGCAaggaagcgcgagcggcggaaagAAAGATGATGAAAGGAGGAAGTGCGAGGAAGGAACAGCGGGCGGAACCGGAGGAAAAAACGGAGGGAAGGAAGAAGTGGAGAGTGCGTGAAGTCGCTCCGCACACAAGCGAGATGGAGAGACAAAAGCGACGGGCAACAAGGACGGGAAAACGCCTTCGGTAAATACAGCCACGAGAAGCACCTGCGAAAAACACGCAAGATACGCAAACACACAGAGAAAGTACTGCAGAAGCGGCAAAGGGAGGAAATAGCGAGAGAGAAATAGCGCTTCAGGTGAGAAGACGAACAAGCCTAGCCTGAGGCAACGCGGAGCGCCGAGAATACGTTGAACAACCGCTTCGACGCCGCTAAGAGGAAATCCGAGAAGTCGAAGCTTCGGAAAAAGATGACGCGAGAACGACCAAACAAAGGGCTCGGCCAACAGAGAGGTACGGAGGGCCTCTGCAATTGCAGCTACCAATCacttgcgcatgcagatgcgGCAGACGTGCATGCAGCGGTAAAACGTGGAACACCTTGACTCAAACGCCGCGATTCCACGTTCGCCTTTCTTTTGTTCCTTTTTCAGGGCCTTATTTTCAAGGATGCTTTTTCTTTGTGCTGAGGCTTGGTCGCAAGGCATCACGTCCTTTGGCACGCTTTTTCAAAAACCGCCTGCGGTAGGGCGCGCGGCACACATGCgtggcgcggagagacagctcGAGGCCGTGGATCCTATACATGTATGAATATGTAACACTGCGCTGCTTTGCGTGCGTAGTCCGTGGAGGTGAAGAAGGCTGTCTCTCTGAAACACGTCTCCAAGCTTTgccgcctctttctctttctctacAGCGCATATAATTCCCCACTTTATCGTTTTTCTActctacatatatacacgtgGACGGAGTGAGTGAACATATCTGGCCTACCGTCTCGGTGTGAGTCACTCTCTGCACTATCTGTGACATGAGGCTTGATTCAGCCACACTTGTGTAGGCTCTCAGAGGCTTGGAACTTTTCTGCCTTTTGTTCCAACCGAGAGAGCGCCCCGCGAGGCTAAGGAGAGATGCAACGAACGAACGGTACAGACGAACGCACGAGACGCGCCATCCGCTGAGAAGACGGCCCTAGGAGAGAGGACCTGGCAGAGGAAAAAACTCTAGAAGACGCCC is a genomic window of Besnoitia besnoiti strain Bb-Ger1 chromosome IV, whole genome shotgun sequence containing:
- a CDS encoding peptidyl-prolyl cis-trans isomerase family 1 (encoded by transcript BESB_053590), whose product is MFSLASSGASSKAASSPASLPLPAVSASPQASFYRGDETVTLVTSMGDIEVELYWEHAPKTCRNFFELAKSGYYDNTIFHRVAKDFCIQGGDPTGTGRGGESIFGGKFEDEIHPDLRHTGAGVVSMANCGPNTNGSQFFICLAPAPFLDGKHAIFGRVKSGMESVKKISTVQTTATDRPIYDIKILRAVTATSLD